TGCCGAAATAAATCGGATTGCTTCGAGCCAACCCTTGACACTTGCCTTGGTTGATGCAGATTTCCCCAAAAATGCTTAACGCTCTGGATGATGTTCGTGGTTTCACTGTAcgttatgtatgtgtgtgtttgtgtgtttgaaagtGATGTAGTGAATCGGGGAAAAAGGTTTATTTATAGCAGTATATCGTTTCGTGATGGCCTTCTTTCTTTCCGCGAGGAAAAACCTTTTCCTGGCCGTTTGGCATCTATTGGCGTTGTGTTCGGCGTTAGTGTCTTACGATGGTGGCTGCATCTGTGGTGCCCAGCACAGTGTCTTGTAGCGTGTAGTTTGGGCAGCAGCATGCTCGGACGCATGTTTTAGTGCGCAGATGTAGGCGTAAGTGCATTGGCCTGGAACAGCCAAGTCAAACATGATACGAATGctttagcacacacacacgttccaGTTTTTGTCGATTCCGTAGTGTGGGAGAACGTGTCCGGGCGGTGCAGTGTACGGGGTGGGAGAAGTGTTGTCGTAATCAAAACACAATTTGTAGCTATACGCAAAGTGTTTCGTCTGGAGCATACTTTCTAGGCGTTGGCCGTTCACGTTGGTGGTAGATTAGATAGCCTGCTTTGCTCTTTTACCGTGCATAGGAGGTGAATAGAAACATAACGATGAAAACATTAGTTCCGATCAAATAGTTTACAGGTGTGGTACCGAAATTTGCCACTACTAGCCCGTTGTAGGTGTCCCTTCACGTCGTAAACATGGTTCTTGACAAGTATTGGTGGTTCTTCTTGGCCCAAACTAACCTGCAAAAGAATTCGGATCATATGTAACGAATGTTTTCATTGCATCTGAACACGTCAAGCAGTAATTTGttgtataatatattttagcaCATTTTACGAAATTGTTTTACGTTGAATTAATGCGAATTAGTACTGTATTAAAATGTAGGGGAGGAAAACGTTGCTGGTAATAGAAACGAATTAATATTTCCCAATCTTGGAACGTGCTTCACTTGATAAACAGAATAATGTGAATGCCAGATACAGCACACCAAAACTTGAAAATAGACTCAAATAGACGAATTCTGGACGAATTGGATTAAGTTGCATGTGCGGCATATGCGGCAATGTGTTTCTTGCTATTCCCACGATCAAATACCAGCGATATGAACTGTGAAAAGATCGTAAACAATCATACTTAATTAGGTTGCGGGATGCACTAAATTTGAACATTTAATAGAGATGtgatgtttcaatttcaatgttGGATGTATGTTCAACCGAAGTGGTTGTGTGAGAAAAGCAGTACAAAATCTACAATAAGAAAATTTGGAATCATCGTAATCTACGAATGCTCTAATTAATTGCTTCATTTAGATTTTCTTGTATGGTTTTTAGTTTCGGACTTAGTAATGATGATTGAAGAATGTTATCGCAATGATCTAACAATGATCCGAtccaatgatgatgattgttcatatgaagaattttatttatggttAATGAATTAGTACCTACAGAGGTTAATATTGAAACTATTTAAGCACAAGCTTGCTTCTTCTAAGCTCCCTCCCAGATGAACCAACACTCGTTTCACTAGCATTtgcattaattgaattaaactcCTACAAACAGTGTTAAGTGAGTAAAGAAACTTATTTCAAATCTTtatatatgttttgtttgttagcaCCCAATTGCGAAAAAGGTCCTTTTCACTGCTACATTACTGGTAataattttagaaattttcGATTCAGTGAATCATAAATTTATGTTGTATTAAAGATGTCTCTCGGAATAACACATCAAGTCACGTGGACGTCCATTTCCAATAGcccaattttccttttttagtACCCAAAGGAATGGTTCATTAACGAGGCGTAATGAGCGCTTCGCCGTAGACCTTTACGTCATTTTACAATACAAGCCAATTTATCACCCGCAGTCTGTATTTACCAGACTTTACACACTAATGCtataacatttaaataaaatgcacatTCTATAGTTGTTTGTCAGTTTATCTAAGTACTTTTTCGTAGGGTTATGAAGAGGAAGTACAATTATTTAACACATTATTTAACGCCATTAATCAGACATCTAAAAGATGCAATTTTTGATATTTGGTTCAAATAAGAGCAATCTGTGTACAATTCATTAATATCTAGCATGGTACGATAGCTTTTAGAATTACGAAATGAAGGAGAATCTGCAAAATATTGAGAATTCCGATCAACAATGCCTGAACCTTCAAccattgattgaaaaaaacataattatacgATATCGTAATGCTGAATAGGATCAATTTGTAGTATTATTTTGGTTTCATAGTAAAGTTATTCGAAAAATATCGAAACTTTTTTGAGCAACtctacaatttaatttttatggataattttttgtttggtacaaTACTTGGAATATTGGAAAATGTTGTACTCCATCAGCttgtaataaaaaagcacaagcgtagtaaaaatattgtttaatagTAGAATCGAAACTAAAAATTGGATTTACTTGCGAAACTCTATGTCTCGTAGCCATAAAACTTGATACTACACAACAACTTCGGGGTAATTATGCTTGAAATTATgtgaaatgtttgaagaaaagaaaagaacacacTCTTCATGATAAACTGAAGTGAAAGAGGTTTAATACGTTGGTTCTCCTTGTTGATTGCTCGATCGTACGTGTTTTGAAAGcacataaattaatattaataggAATGCATGTGAAAGGCGTCTTGTTGGCTGTTGCACATCATAACCCGACATTTGGGCTGTGGGATGAATGTGAGCTTCAGAAACGCAATCAAGTGTAATTAACAATTCAAGGGGTTAATTTGGTAGTTTCATCGTGATTACCCATGATAAGGACTGTAGGCGGTAATAGCGAGCATAAATAATGGTGGAATATTGTTTCGAATTCAAAGCCAGTTTTGACACTTCAAAACCTGGCTTAATTCAGTGCAACAATAAAGAATTTTGCAGTTCATACAAAACGAGTAATTCTGATTTCTGATCTGATGTAATTCAATTTGTGGAATTTTCAATAGTTGTTTTACGAATTTAGGAAATGTTTGGAGTTTTACCAATTAACTTCTAGCAGGCTGAAAATGACTGCTTTTGTACAGCAAACTATATGTTTTTTTGGTACTTGTTTCGCCAGTTTTgtcataaatattttcttgCTATAAACTCAACAACTACATCAGCACACTGTCAGCTCCAGACGGCGTTGTCGTACCTTTTGTTGCCTGTTATATACGACCTCATTGCACTTGATTATTCCAGAATGAGGGATGGCGAAACAGAACATTCCCCTAACGTGCAAACACAAGCTCTGGAAACGGGACGTTCTGTTGCTCGAATGATCATTCGCGACCCTCGAATTACGGCTAGGGTAGAATGGAACGTACCGAAACCATCGTTGATAGACTAAATATCGTGTGTACTTTGCCATGTGGCCCATTACGTTGCGAACCTGTGTCACTTTCCGTTGATTCGGATGAGAGTCGCTCACAGCACGTTGGTGCGTTTTGAACGAAGGGTTCGTTGTTTCGTCTTGACGGTGCCTGGCGCgttcaaaaaagcaaacacgaGGGGAAAGGATATTCGATTCACGTTCTGCTATCGgagttgaaaataatttcttgAACTTGACCCACCCCACGGTGGTGCAGTGTCGCATTTATCGTGCCCCTAATCCTTATACCTAAGGGATAAACGCTAGAAGAAAGATGCAGTTGAAGAGGGACAATTTGTAGGAAGTTGTTTAGAGTTTGATTGTGGGATGGAAAGGAACAGAAATATTAGTATTTTTCTATGAAAGTAAGAAATGAAtttagacgaaaaaaaaaaaaattaaaataaaacatttatttttgtcgTACTACAGTATTTCAAGTTGCAATCAACGATCACGGCAGTTAGGCaaggaatatttatttaatattctgTATTTTCATGAGTACAATAACACCATTTatcaatcatttttgttggaaaacgtCGATGAATGCTTTGCCAACGAGTTAAATGCTGAGGATGTTATTTGTCAGGTTTAAAACACACTCAGCAGGTTAAACAGTAATGCGAAAACAGTGATGTTAGGAGCATTAAAAACTGACAATCACAGGTTTGAATCATTCGCATACGATCGGAAGATGTGACACAATTTCTTTCTGgtttctcactctctttctctctactctgcaataaaacacactcCATTGTTGCAGATACTCGTATGGAAGTGTGTTTGCATATGTAGCCCAACCAATTTACATTCAATTACAAACAGTGTGGGTTTGGAAAACTTCCGGAGACTACGCATTCCAATCTGAGAAGAGATGTTGCTGATCATTACTGAGGCAAATGAAATTGTGACAAACATGAAACCAGTGCACTGGATACATGCGAAAATAGCATCGTACTTTACTGGTGTAAGGAAGTATGGGTATCTTTAGCTCAATTGCAACTGCATACAGTAATTTGCGCATTCATGTACAACGATAAGCAGTTGATAAAACGAGATCGTTGATAACCACGTGCTAAAAAGTGTTAAggggcaatggaaaatactgTTTCAACTGTTTAAATGtataattttctttcgttAAATGTTTAATGCGTAGACAACAAAATAGGAAATTTTatgttgtaattttatttattgcatgaTTTTCGTATAAGTCTTtattttcaatacttttttttctatctattGGGCTAATATTTTCAATGTACTACCTTACCGTTCCGCAAGCTATCACTTTTAGTAGTAGAAGGTATATGCTTCGTTATCGTTATACCTAAGTAGATAAATGCAATCACTATAAATTTGTCACGACGAGAAAAATAAGCTGCTAAAAGACGAAAAATCAGTCACTCAAAAGAAATTCTTTTGACATTGGAAAAAAGTCATTCACGGTAGTAAGAGTAATAAGCAGCGTTCGTTTTTTGTCATATTCTAATCGAAAAGAATCGTAGGCGAAAAGAGCTATTCCCTCAGCTATCCGGTGTATAAGCTATATCATGGCCTAATCATAAGAATATACAGAGAATCCATTATTTCTAGCCGTTGTTGCAGTGTTCACGTATAAGTAGTGCAGGAATGCTGGCGATAAGTGTCGGTACTTTCCTTAGATGTTGCTAATGCCCGTATCATTGCTACGGGTAGAGGTGGTCGATTTGGAGCAGCAGTGATCGAGTTTCTCGAATTCGGTCGATCGCGTTGACGGTGTGGCAGTGGTTGCCGACGACATGTTCATCATCATGTTGTAGCTGCGTTCCTTCTTGCAGAAGAATGGATAGCAGATAAAGCCCCAGTACGCGCCGGCACCGATCAGAATGACAAATGTTACAATCGTAATGATGCCCCAGGCCGAAAGTCGATGGTGGCCAGATTTAGCCGACATAGGACCCTTCGTCGCGGAGGTACCGTCCTGGCCAGGATGCAAATATCGTGGGGCGTCGTGCGGATTTCCAAGGCCAATCGGTCCGTACACGCCAGCGCCTCGGCGCATCCCGCCACCGCTGATGCTACCCAATCCTCCCATTCCGCCGTAGGTGCCATAGTTGTACATACCCGATCCTCGAGcaccaccactgccaccaCTTCCTCCACCGACACCgccaccgcctccaccaccTCCAAGAAGTCCACCGCTGGCGGCGGTTATACGATCAACCATGCAGAGAACCAGGGTCACTGAAGACAACAGAAAAAACAggttttgtgttaaaaaagaaaaaaaaggttgtatGCTCGCGCGCTCCGGTGAACTTCTCGTGGTTTCCCCCGAGCATCTTCACACTAAACAAAGGATCATAATCGTCAGTCGTTCTCCCACAAAATGTGTTTCAGGCGTATCGTAATGCACAGAAGAATAACATGATCGCGATCCAGAAGGTGATCATCACACCCAGtccatgtgtgtgcgtgttgtttgCTGTGATCCTAACACAAACGGAGAGGCTGTGTTCTTTTCTCGGCGAAGCGTAGACAAACAGCCCTGTGTCGGGGCAGGTAGCATAGCAGGCAGAGGTATAACCTAATCAACGCCACCGAACGGCCTCTGCCTGCTGTTCAGAAGGGGTAcaacaaataagaaaaagaattacTTACGTCCTCCGAGCAGGGCCAGGAATTGTTGAGGTTGATGCAGCTTCATTGTCCTCGTTGGTGGGATGTTATTTACTCTACAATATTTCGAACTGTTCGATTGATTCCTGCTTTCGATGGGTACACTTCCTAGTGATGGcaatttaaaagttttatcGAACTTTGTTTGTCTTCTGAATCAAGACACACATGCGCACACGCGTCTATTCCCACTTTTCTGAGCAAAGGAAGCGGAGTTGTAGCACTATTCCGTGGACCTTATTTGGAGGCCGTTAGCGAACACGATTTATTGCACCAAAGGTACCCCGTTCACAGTTTAACTAGCTTGCGTCCGAGACGGAAACATACATTTGTATGCACGGaacgtttttttaaataaaataattgacgTACGGACGTAGAACGATCACAGCGACGCAGCTCGGTTCGCAACGTTCTTGGGCAACATCGTCACGTTGATGAGTTCTGATGATGGTGTGTCTCGCAAAAGGGAACCAACAGGCAGCAGAGTCTCTCCCTGCTGTGATCGGATGCGGCGTTTTCTCTTGCTGAAGCACAATTACAAATATGTCACAATGTGCACGGTTGATTTTGAAGCTGCACGTTATCACTTGTCGCAAATATTGTGCTGCACAATATTCACATTCTTTACGACTCTGTGAACCCTGTTGACGCTGTGAATTTCGGATGGAATTCGAGACGAAACACGGCACGACAGAACAACACGCATGCTAGCCGCACGAGATGGATGATGTTGCGACCGCACTAATACCAACCTCCTGTCCCCTTGTGGTTCGCACGCAGAAGACCTATTCGACGCCCGTACGCACACCACGCCGTGTTGCTATAAACTGCTATAATGTTTTAATGCTCCAGTTGtcggagaggaaaaaaactatGCTTTGTGCCGTGTTCTTCTCTACTCGAGCGCATTCGAATGCTGGAAGGAGAGGCATGACTGCGAAACTGAAAGAGAAGCATTGCTTCGAAGATGGGAACAATGCAACTAGATCGAGCTTGTTTTCTTGAGCACGGCGCTGTTACTGTCCTTATCTTGCAGTAATCTTACATTATTCAGTCCTTATCTTACATGTAAAGGTAATGCAAACAGGAAGCGGGGAAAACTGCAATGCATCGAgattctttctctctcgttctcttctAGCATCATGATCGTTTGATCTGACAGGAGATGAAAGTGACGATCATGCTTAATAGAAATCGATTGTATTCCATTCATGTATTGGTCATGTtgcttacaaaacaaaaataggtTATATATTCGTCGTATTCCACATCCATCCTTAGGAGTTTCTTGGCAATTGTGGTCAATAAGTCAATTGGTGAAGGTGAATCGCGATGATTCTTTAAATTATGAATGAATTCAGTTTATGCTGAAGTTGAAAATGTCTTTATGGTACTGATTGACATAAATTCGGTACAATGATGATTTCTTTGTCGACCGATTGTTATTGATTCGTTCCAGAGCTGTATAATACGAATAAATGACGCATGCAAATGATATCAATTGATGCTAGTTATGAGAATTGTTATGGGGTTTGTGGATAGGTTGTATCGTTGTACTATTTAAAAAACAGTATGAATTGAACAAgtgaattgaataaataaagaaatatttcaatttcaacatcCTTTACTCGGtcgaaattggttttgtaacttcattgaattttatttttgtcttaTTGTTACATGAACATTAAGCGGCTAGTTAaacttcattattttattgtagtATCAGCTATTTGCGTTCATAatgatgaaacataaaacaatacaaaccaaTTTTACCCATTTCATGAACATTTTATAAATACTTGCTTAAAACatagaaataaaatgtttttacttGATTTATCAGATTAAGTCAGATTTTGTTAATCATGCAACATAACattgtattgtttatttatttgtttcattttaactTAGACTTATCGAGGAATCGATTCTGCGAACTACCAGAGGACATCACTTGTCTTGCGTTTTTAGAACGACTTCTGGTCTACCATAACACAATTCGCTCCGTGCCAGAAACGATACGTGGACTGCACTCTCTAAGTTATTTAGATTTAAGGTAAGTAGATTATTGGCTGGGGAATATAACAAAGTTGATTGTATATTGTATCGCTCCTGGTTTGTCGTAGCAAATCAATTCGCGTGCATAATAGATCGCTTTGTTCATGCCATTAAATGCGATTAAATTAAACAGTATGTCTAACGAGAGTTTTCCCACACTTTCAGAAACAATCAGCTCTCAGTTTTGCCGCGCGAAATCTGTGCTCTACCTCTGCAGGTTTTACTTGTATCAAACAATCGACTTGCGACATTGCCCGATGAGCTCGGTCGAATGGAGAAGCTGACGGAGCTCGATGCTGCTTGCAATCAGATAACACATCTTCCATCGCGAATGGGCGACCTACGCAACATGCGTTCGCTTAATTTGCGCAGCAATCAGTTGGTTTACCTGCCCCGTGATCTCACCTGTCTGCAGTTGGCCTTTTTGGACATAAGTAGTAACAAGATTGCCACGTTGCCCGTAGAACTTCGACACATGACCTCGCTCGTGGATTTGGAGCTATCGAACAACCCTCTTACCTCTCCACCGGCTAGTGTAAGTAGTTCAAATTGTTGATTACAAAGGTATACAATAAGTAATCATGTTACTTTCGCTTTGTCATTTGAAATAGCTCTGTGTGCGTGGATTGGTGcatgttttcaaatatttggaAACAATTGCCTCGCGGGAGGAAAAATCTAAGACGGGAGTTGACGGGCACGCAACGCTACGACGTACGGCTCTTTCGGCGAAGAATTCTACCAGTTGTTTGCTGGATAATCAACAACGGAATCGCAGGGCACACGTCGACTCTGGATATTGCACTAGCGATGGTGGCTTCGAGGGTAAGCGATGGATGCATGATGAAGATACGCACAATTCCGGCACTGCATCGTCAAAATGGTCCCCTACTCCACTGCACTCGGGTTTTACGGTTATGCCACGCAATGGTAGTAACCATAACACTACTTCTAATCCGTCCTCAGGTGGGCCACAGGCCGCTCTGGTAGCTCATGCGATGCATGGTGGTTCGAACGATTCGGCCGTGGAGAATAATGTTGGAACTATCAGTGGCAATAATGATGTATGTTGGGAAGAGGAATTTCGAAAGAATGCTGCATTTCAGGATCATCATCCCGATCGTAAGCAGTTATCAAATAACAACAGGTATGTACAATGACTAGTTTGTGAAGAAGATCATTTATATAATCACTGCACTCCGACTGAATGccgtttgtttccattttagtAACGATATATCTCCCGAAGGAGACATCACACCCGATGGCACAAAGACGGATGACAAAGGCCGTACACTATCCAACTATCAGACGTATCGCGAGTACAAGGAAGCTTTGCGTCAGCAGCGTAACCTTGACTCAGTTTATCGTTCGAAAGATCATCCACTGACACCAGATAGTGCTGGATCAGCAACCGACTCACCGGTTAGCAACATTTCGCCCTACACAAAATCGATCTCGTCATCCTCGGTGTACAGCAGTAGCAGCCAAAGCTCTCCCGTATCGCCGCATCATACCGCAGGCGtacaaaaaatgaaccaaatgAATGCAAATCCGAACGGTATACATAATACGACTGGCACAACTGGCGGTCATTCGAGTCCTTTGCTATCTCCAAATCGCAATGGTAGTCAATCGTCTACAATGGATGACAGTACTGGCGGTACTCCTAATAAACGACCAGTACAAAAGGTTATACCGTCTCGTAACATTGGTTCATCTCATCATAGCCAATCGCCTACACATTTGAACGGTAATCTTCACGCTTCAGGAACGGCTTCAGCAAGTGTTGCAAACGGATCGCATGGTAAAATTCCGCTAGCAAACGGAGCTGGAAAAGGATCTTTAACTTCACCAAACGGAAGCGTCAGTAATGAGTATGCTTACGTGAAACCAAATAGTCCGTGCAAATCCACGAGTGGCGCTTTGACGCACAATAATGTTCCTCCCTCGTCGATTCCAAAACCGATGGCACCAAATGGTGCAGGAGGGTTGGGTTCACCTTTGCTAGCTAGTGGAAGTCAAAAACCATTAACAGCTACAGTAGGATACGTAAATAACGCAAAACCGGgacagaaaacaaataagtAAGTACTATGATAGAGTACATGAAGTTATTATACATAGACGTTATAATAAAAACGACGTACCATTATGTGTTAAATACGAACCAGTatgaatattattaaaatatggtTGCTAATTTTAGGACTGTCTCTTGGAATCGCGACGTGCCTACAGAAAAGTTGAGTTTTACTATGCGGCGGGAGTTCGACAAACAGAAGGAAGAAACAGAACTGATTGAGCAGTTGCGACAAATAATCGAAACGCGTTTAAAAATGTCACTTCCGCAAGACATTGCACCGTCATTAATGGATGGTGTCGTACTATGCCACCTTGCAAACCTTGTTCGGCCTCGATCTGTTGGTAGCATTCATGTACCATCGTCAGCTGTGGTAAGacaagtttgaatattttactttGAAATAGAGTTTGAGTGACAGTCGTATTCATTTATATTCTAATGTGCCCAAATTTTAGCCCAAATTAACCATGGCAAGATGCAGAAGGAACGTGGACTACTTTTTAGATGCGTGCCGCAAAATAGGAGTAGATGAGGtgagttttggttttgctttaaatattttataattttatggTCATTTCTTCTGCTTGGTAACATTTGAGAAAATGTGTCTATTGGTGGATTATTTTAGGGGATTGGTTTAAAAACTCTTCGCTCCTAATTTCATGTTTCAAATATTATACTGTTGTGTTCAGATACGTTCATACAAttcttgctttgtttgttattaGACCCCATTTGTGCTCTTCAGTAGTTccacaattgttttttttacgaaagaTCAATGTTTAAGTTGTGTACATGAATTCCAAGCTGTTCTCGTTGGTATTAtagatgtttattat
This Anopheles marshallii chromosome 3, idAnoMarsDA_429_01, whole genome shotgun sequence DNA region includes the following protein-coding sequences:
- the LOC128711100 gene encoding leucine-rich repeat and calponin homology domain-containing protein-like, producing the protein MAVAACLKASQSTVVYSGQAQPLPLVGMNGVGGGTGGHLQSQLTRSLERILEDAHLSGELKLSGRKLKDFPKAAGKYNLSDTVIADLSRNRFCELPEDITCLAFLERLLVYHNTIRSVPETIRGLHSLSYLDLRNNQLSVLPREICALPLQVLLVSNNRLATLPDELGRMEKLTELDAACNQITHLPSRMGDLRNMRSLNLRSNQLVYLPRDLTCLQLAFLDISSNKIATLPVELRHMTSLVDLELSNNPLTSPPASLCVRGLVHVFKYLETIASREEKSKTGVDGHATLRRTALSAKNSTSCLLDNQQRNRRAHVDSGYCTSDGGFEGKRWMHDEDTHNSGTASSKWSPTPLHSGFTVMPRNGSNHNTTSNPSSGGPQAALVAHAMHGGSNDSAVENNVGTISGNNDVCWEEEFRKNAAFQDHHPDRKQLSNNNSNDISPEGDITPDGTKTDDKGRTLSNYQTYREYKEALRQQRNLDSVYRSKDHPLTPDSAGSATDSPVSNISPYTKSISSSSVYSSSSQSSPVSPHHTAGVQKMNQMNANPNGIHNTTGTTGGHSSPLLSPNRNGSQSSTMDDSTGGTPNKRPVQKVIPSRNIGSSHHSQSPTHLNGNLHASGTASASVANGSHGKIPLANGAGKGSLTSPNGSVSNEYAYVKPNSPCKSTSGALTHNNVPPSSIPKPMAPNGAGGLGSPLLASGSQKPLTATVGYVNNAKPGQKTNKTVSWNRDVPTEKLSFTMRREFDKQKEETELIEQLRQIIETRLKMSLPQDIAPSLMDGVVLCHLANLVRPRSVGSIHVPSSAVPKLTMARCRRNVDYFLDACRKIGVDEELICSCQDIVPSIMAEPPLEDSDRKTKDDDGHGSKEASLTPRPPNPLAMYRTIAALLNIQPMSSQLVAPPSPSAIGLRRRPRSPPPPPPPSALHSVSVVTAAATNTNSSTDPEKNLNCYPLASHDVSALGTIETQSLKIVTDQHTTEQILEYSYCEYNQKLHRGSEDYRNVPVTLDLPKGNSKPGRKRKFPSSRASRRNHSSNDIQSNLNEIIEECEYDSDIGKFRCRTDDTDGMRYDLGDYEDSEASLTSCDDDLNGIVLGGDENGDAFTPTNAQPTLCDSLVRGQISANDLDTPVMGLKLLKQGTNGSENFNIVQNDAETLHVEEHKVVTKRIEFFENAASTGRKILNFESSNGTSAVEVCTTAQKTGIEAQNASEENFSQLCAIVDNRRRESDHPMISTILCLGTFLFTIIYLYLYPL
- the LOC128711101 gene encoding uncharacterized protein LOC128711101, which encodes MKLHQPQQFLALLGGLTLVLCMVDRITAASGGLLGGGGGGGGVGGGSGGSGGARGSGMYNYGTYGGMGGLGSISGGGMRRGAGVYGPIGLGNPHDAPRYLHPGQDGTSATKGPMSAKSGHHRLSAWGIITIVTFVILIGAGAYWGFICYPFFCKKERSYNMMMNMSSATTATPSTRSTEFEKLDHCCSKSTTSTRSNDTGISNI